The following are encoded in a window of Spea bombifrons isolate aSpeBom1 chromosome 2, aSpeBom1.2.pri, whole genome shotgun sequence genomic DNA:
- the LOC128472607 gene encoding uncharacterized protein LOC128472607, producing MEQFFWHCHEDIRNWVRDRKPLTLSDVARLADEYVANRDIDMQVRHHNPLTEPLTRQPWARAPAGNTRPKTENTPSFPTRTTSFTPRQSSPGKQCYRCNGFGHVQAQCPRSAVVGFVQGEPYCKFSPVTETVYEAYTTHLPSNSSLDRHMQAVTVGGRPFTGLRDSGATITLVKPKCLPPNNLLPQEVTIRTAGGAYHTLPTAKIHLNWGTGQGTVVVGVMDGLPADVLLGNDLGMLVSQYRPQEEITAVTRSQTRGNGNLAVSEPAGDPSTVRHCEVSGGTTPICPL from the exons ATGGAGCAATTCTTTTGGCACTGCCACGAGGACATTCGGAACTGGGTAAGGGATAGGAAACCTCTTACCCTCAGTGATGTTGCCCGGCTGGCAGACGAGTATGTGGCAAATCGAGATATTGATATGCAGGTTCGCCATCATAACCCACTAACAGAGCCACTGACCAGACAGCCTTGGGCCAGAGCGCCAGCTGGCAACACCAGACCTAAGACAGAGAACACACCATCTTTTCCCACCCGAACCACATCCTTTACTCCTCGGCAGTCCTCCCCCGGAAAACAATGCTACAGATGCAATGGATTTGGACATGTCCAAGCTCAATGTCCGAGGTCTGCTGTTGTGGGATTTGTCCAAGGCGAACCATACTGCAAATTTTCTCCTGTGACTGAGACTGTCTATGAGGCCTACACTACCCATCTACCTAGTAACTCAAGTCTAGACAGACATATGCAGGCTGTTACTGTGGGCGGGCGACCCTTCACAGGATTGAGAGACTCTGGGGCCACTATCACCTTGGTCAAACCTAAATGTCTACCTCCAAATAACCTGTTACCTCAGGAGGTTACTATCCGCACAGCCGGGGGTGCTTACCATACCCTCCCCACTGCCAAGATTCACCTGAATTGGGGGACAGGACAAGGGACTGTTGTAGTTGGAGTAATGGATGGATTACCTGCGGATGTATTATTGGGAAATGATCTGGGAATGTTGGTTAGCCAATACCGGCCGCAGGAAGAAATAACTGCTGTAACTCGCAGCCAGACCAGAGGAAACGGCAACCTAGCTGTATCTGAACCAGCCGGAGACCCTTCTACA GTCAGACATTGTGAGGTCTCGGGAGGGACCACCCCAATCTGCCCTCTATAA